From the Patescibacteria group bacterium genome, one window contains:
- a CDS encoding AI-2E family transporter, with amino-acid sequence MINNFSHLIGKAKKVLLSLREEAARTREENRRLLALEKKLTTTSDKNRGPVQVGISTSSVARATLAILGIIALGWFLLAIKNILALFFIAAFIAVALDPAVDKMQKWHIPRSVGILLIYVVFVGVVGLVLASFVPILANEIPKLATAVLDWVGKFGIDTTAIQTQITNLQNYLTNLQQNLSRENIAAGLSFLGAISQNAFAVVKSVAGGVVNFVFVFVIAFFMTIDENGIKSFLIKLFPHRFHHYLLEKGTLIKDKLGLWMRGQIILMIIIGLLTYVVLKIAGVHYAATLATFAGFTELLPYVGPFLALIPAAILALSQGGPVFALVIVVIYFGVQQLENNIIVPLVMRKAVGLSPIIIMFAMLVGASFPETINPVVGIIISLPIATAISVFVNDYSTREK; translated from the coding sequence ATGATTAATAATTTTTCCCACCTCATTGGCAAAGCCAAAAAAGTTTTGCTTTCGCTTCGTGAGGAGGCCGCTCGCACTCGCGAGGAAAACCGGCGCTTGCTGGCTCTCGAAAAAAAGCTGACAACAACATCGGACAAAAATCGCGGTCCTGTGCAGGTCGGTATTTCGACGAGCTCGGTCGCGCGCGCGACTCTCGCAATTTTGGGAATTATCGCGCTCGGTTGGTTCTTGCTCGCGATTAAAAATATTCTCGCACTCTTCTTCATCGCCGCCTTCATCGCAGTGGCGCTTGATCCAGCTGTCGACAAAATGCAGAAATGGCACATTCCGCGATCAGTCGGAATTCTGCTGATTTATGTTGTTTTCGTGGGAGTTGTCGGGCTAGTCCTCGCCTCATTCGTGCCAATCCTCGCGAATGAAATTCCGAAACTCGCGACCGCGGTCTTGGATTGGGTCGGAAAATTCGGCATCGACACCACAGCCATTCAAACGCAAATCACCAATTTACAAAATTACCTGACCAACCTCCAACAAAATCTCAGCCGCGAAAACATTGCTGCTGGTCTCAGTTTTTTGGGCGCCATCAGCCAAAATGCTTTTGCGGTGGTGAAATCAGTCGCTGGCGGAGTGGTGAATTTCGTGTTCGTTTTTGTGATCGCCTTCTTCATGACCATCGACGAAAACGGAATCAAAAGTTTTTTAATCAAACTTTTCCCGCACCGCTTCCATCACTATCTCCTGGAAAAAGGCACACTCATCAAAGACAAGCTTGGTCTTTGGATGCGCGGACAAATTATTTTGATGATTATCATCGGCCTGCTGACCTATGTCGTGCTAAAAATTGCAGGCGTACATTATGCGGCGACCCTCGCGACTTTCGCCGGCTTCACGGAATTACTGCCTTATGTCGGTCCGTTTTTAGCCTTAATCCCTGCGGCAATTTTGGCACTGAGCCAAGGCGGTCCGGTCTTCGCGCTCGTGATTGTTGTAATCTACTTTGGCGTCCAGCAGCTCGAAAATAACATCATCGTCCCGCTCGTGATGCGCAAAGCCGTCGGTCTCTCGCCAATTATCATAATGTTCGCGATGCTCGTCGGTGCCAGCTTCCCCGAGACCATCAATCCGGTCGTTGGCATCATCATTTCCCTGCCAATCGCGACGGCGATTTCAGTCTTCGTCAACGACTATTCGACGCGCGAGAAATAA
- a CDS encoding DUF3048 domain-containing protein has translation MVDFTFLRDLRGRKKLLLILVGIIIFLVTLILGRLFFEYLASGSSRANRDDALTRSISDLIVPPTIENEVLPKTQSGISPLTGGVIKGKVAVKLVGVIIENLPASRPQMRGLDEAGIVIEALAEGGITRFLAVFDTSEAKKVGPVRSARPYFVEWAAELGGALVHAGGSTEALTKLAASNLADFDEDGEMVYRDFQFLAPHNLFVNLADVRVNLPENNSLESRFDFSGKIPATATDVRQFSLDFSLPSYLVEYNYDATDGKYARKIGGVPHKAGGNAIRPANIIIQFTEYFPIDDAGRLELKTTGENTAWYFSEGKFWRGVWRKIDGRTKFFDNFGRPVSLNPGQTFIEILDASARVKIPKAI, from the coding sequence ATGGTGGACTTCACTTTTTTGCGCGATTTGCGCGGGCGGAAGAAGCTGCTTCTCATTCTCGTCGGCATAATAATTTTCTTGGTCACACTGATTCTTGGTCGACTTTTTTTCGAATACCTGGCTTCAGGCTCCTCTCGTGCGAATCGAGATGATGCCCTCACCCGCTCGATTAGTGATTTGATCGTGCCACCCACAATCGAGAATGAAGTTCTGCCGAAAACCCAGTCGGGAATCTCACCGCTCACTGGCGGCGTGATCAAAGGCAAAGTGGCGGTCAAGCTGGTCGGCGTAATCATCGAAAACTTGCCCGCCAGTCGTCCACAAATGCGCGGACTGGATGAAGCCGGCATCGTGATCGAAGCACTGGCGGAGGGTGGCATCACGCGCTTCCTCGCAGTCTTCGACACAAGCGAAGCTAAGAAAGTCGGGCCCGTGCGCTCTGCTCGACCGTATTTCGTCGAGTGGGCAGCGGAGCTCGGCGGCGCACTGGTACATGCCGGCGGCAGCACCGAAGCGCTCACGAAATTGGCAGCGAGCAATCTGGCGGACTTCGACGAGGACGGCGAAATGGTCTACCGTGACTTTCAATTTTTAGCACCGCACAATCTTTTCGTAAATCTGGCGGATGTCCGGGTAAATTTGCCCGAAAATAATTCGCTGGAAAGCCGCTTCGATTTCTCCGGAAAAATTCCGGCGACGGCAACCGATGTGCGCCAATTTTCGCTTGATTTCAGTTTGCCGAGCTATCTGGTCGAATATAATTACGATGCAACTGACGGCAAATACGCTCGCAAAATCGGCGGCGTACCGCACAAGGCAGGTGGCAACGCGATTCGCCCAGCGAACATAATCATCCAATTCACGGAGTATTTCCCCATCGACGACGCGGGACGACTTGAGCTCAAGACGACTGGTGAAAATACGGCATGGTATTTTTCGGAGGGAAAATTTTGGCGCGGAGTCTGGCGCAAAATCGACGGGCGCACCAAATTTTTCGACAATTTCGGCCGACCCGTGAGCCTCAATCCCGGTCAAACTTTCATCGAAATTTTGGATGCCAGCGCCCGGGTCAAAATCCCGAAAGCTATTTGA
- a CDS encoding 50S ribosomal protein L25, which produces MNEILTLPALPRNLAAKTRKLRALRQIPAEYYGKGKENLHLTLDYQTFRKLFRAAGSSSIINLAVEGEKEPREILVHNVDYDPITDEFSHVDLMQIERGKKITTRVPIHLTGESPAVKSLGGILTHGKSEIEIKCLPRDLLKEIVIDIASLEQIGASVRVKDLKIDPKKHEVLEEAEAMLVTIIAPKTAEQIEDELAKDVGDTVSEDVKKEAEKEKAAAQASKESDTEKKGGEKK; this is translated from the coding sequence ATGAATGAAATCCTGACTCTCCCCGCCTTGCCCCGCAATCTCGCGGCGAAAACGCGCAAACTGCGCGCTCTGCGCCAAATCCCTGCGGAATACTACGGCAAAGGTAAAGAAAATCTCCACCTCACGCTGGATTACCAGACTTTCCGCAAACTTTTCCGCGCCGCTGGTTCGAGCTCGATTATCAATCTCGCCGTCGAAGGTGAGAAGGAGCCACGCGAGATTCTGGTACACAATGTCGATTACGATCCGATTACAGATGAATTTTCGCATGTCGATTTGATGCAGATTGAACGCGGCAAAAAAATCACGACCAGAGTTCCGATTCACCTCACTGGCGAAAGTCCTGCGGTCAAGAGCCTGGGCGGTATCCTCACGCATGGCAAAAGTGAGATCGAGATCAAGTGTCTGCCACGCGACCTTCTCAAAGAAATCGTCATCGACATCGCCTCGCTCGAACAAATCGGCGCCAGCGTGCGTGTGAAGGATTTGAAAATTGATCCTAAAAAACACGAGGTTCTGGAAGAAGCCGAAGCCATGCTGGTGACAATCATCGCGCCGAAGACTGCCGAACAGATCGAGGACGAACTCGCCAAAGATGTCGGCGATACCGTCAGCGAAGATGTGAAGAAAGAAGCCGAGAAAGAAAAAGCGGCAGCGCAGGCAAGCAAAGAAAGCGACACGGAAAAGAAAGGCGGCGAGAAAAAATAA
- a CDS encoding SRPBCC family protein, with translation MKHIHLEDSWIIKAPIEEVFNIVTDFENMPKNFPKVAESLVTTKREGNSLEIDAQVKSFGTTFPVKMKTKIIPQRGFISDNQNSKLGISGHEEFLLKKVRGGTKINYVYEVDIHKKWLRIIAKPLIGWFAMKAWEKAVVNELRKILEK, from the coding sequence ATGAAGCATATTCATTTAGAAGATTCATGGATAATAAAAGCTCCTATTGAGGAAGTTTTCAACATCGTTACTGATTTTGAGAACATGCCAAAAAATTTTCCTAAAGTTGCCGAATCGCTCGTTACTACAAAACGAGAAGGCAATAGTTTGGAAATTGACGCTCAAGTAAAATCTTTTGGCACCACTTTCCCTGTCAAAATGAAAACCAAAATCATCCCACAAAGAGGTTTTATTTCTGATAACCAGAATTCGAAGCTCGGCATATCAGGGCATGAGGAGTTTTTATTGAAAAAGGTGAGAGGTGGCACAAAAATCAACTATGTTTACGAGGTTGATATTCATAAAAAGTGGTTGCGAATTATTGCCAAGCCACTTATCGGCTGGTTTGCCATGAAAGCATGGGAAAAGGCTGTAGTGAATGAACTGAGAAAAATTTTAGAAAAATAG
- a CDS encoding sodium-translocating pyrophosphatase, whose amino-acid sequence MPTTLPNITLLAIGAALFAIAWAIITIIRVLKKPAGDSRMREIASFIQEGANAYLYRQYLVIGAFAVAIFFLLAFAPGMGWNLAIGFAGGAILSGAAGYIGMSVSVRANVRTTEAAKKGLSAALDVAFKGGSVTGFFVVGLALGGVATLYLYLTKVVGLAIYPATEALVGFGFGASLISLFARVGGGIFTKAADVGADLVGKVEAGIPEDDPRNPATIADNVGDNVGDCAGMGADLFETYAVTMIAAMVLAAISLGGENALTENHVLLPLAVGAASIVATFFGTFFVRLGKKNNIMRALYQGTFVTALLAAIAFYYINENLTGDTNIFYAGLVGYVITILLVAITEYYTSTRYAPVRSIAKASTTGAGTNIIEGLAIGLKSTFWPTLTIVGGIVVAYHFAGLYGIAIAAVAMLSTTGMVIAMDSYGPITDNAGGIAEMSKQPEKVRKITDALDAVGNTTKAVTKGYAIGSAALGALVLFQAYGDTLLANNPSGNFDFSLNNPPVLVGLLLGALLPFIFSAYCMQAVGRAGFSVVEEVRRQFREIKGIMEGKAKPDYARCVDIVTKAALRQMIVPALIAVTAPIIVGYLFGPIALAGLLIGVIASGLLVALMMSNGGGAWDNAKKYIEDGKFGGKGSDAHKAAVVGDTVGDPYKDTAGPAINALIKVINTIALILAAILANWGGLIHM is encoded by the coding sequence ATGCCCACCACCCTGCCAAACATCACTCTGCTCGCCATCGGCGCCGCACTCTTCGCCATCGCTTGGGCAATCATCACAATCATCCGCGTGCTAAAAAAACCTGCTGGCGACAGCCGCATGCGTGAAATTGCTTCTTTCATTCAGGAGGGCGCGAATGCATATTTGTACCGCCAGTATTTGGTCATCGGAGCTTTCGCCGTCGCGATTTTTTTCCTCTTGGCGTTCGCTCCTGGAATGGGCTGGAATCTCGCGATTGGTTTCGCGGGTGGCGCGATTCTCTCTGGCGCGGCTGGCTACATCGGCATGAGCGTCTCTGTGCGCGCCAATGTCCGCACGACTGAAGCTGCTAAGAAAGGTTTGAGCGCAGCACTCGATGTCGCTTTCAAGGGCGGATCGGTGACGGGTTTCTTCGTCGTCGGCTTGGCCCTAGGCGGAGTCGCGACACTGTATCTCTATCTGACGAAAGTTGTCGGCTTGGCGATTTACCCAGCGACAGAAGCTCTGGTCGGCTTCGGATTCGGCGCTTCACTCATCTCGCTCTTCGCTCGCGTCGGTGGCGGCATCTTCACGAAAGCTGCTGATGTCGGAGCGGACTTGGTCGGCAAAGTCGAAGCCGGTATTCCGGAAGACGACCCGCGCAATCCCGCGACCATCGCTGACAATGTCGGTGACAATGTCGGTGACTGCGCCGGTATGGGCGCGGATCTTTTCGAGACCTACGCCGTGACGATGATTGCCGCGATGGTTTTGGCAGCGATTTCGCTCGGTGGGGAAAATGCGTTGACGGAAAATCATGTCCTCCTACCACTCGCGGTCGGAGCCGCTTCCATCGTCGCGACTTTCTTCGGAACTTTCTTCGTCCGACTCGGTAAGAAAAATAACATCATGCGCGCTCTGTATCAGGGTACTTTTGTGACGGCGCTTTTGGCGGCAATCGCTTTTTACTATATCAATGAAAACCTCACGGGCGACACGAATATTTTTTACGCTGGCTTGGTCGGCTATGTCATCACGATCCTGCTCGTCGCCATCACGGAGTATTACACCTCGACGCGCTACGCTCCTGTGCGTTCCATCGCGAAAGCTTCAACCACCGGCGCCGGCACCAACATCATCGAAGGTCTCGCCATCGGTCTCAAATCAACTTTTTGGCCGACGCTCACCATCGTCGGCGGCATCGTGGTCGCTTACCACTTCGCCGGACTTTACGGAATTGCCATCGCCGCAGTCGCGATGCTCTCGACCACAGGCATGGTCATCGCGATGGACAGCTACGGTCCGATCACGGACAACGCCGGTGGCATCGCCGAGATGAGCAAGCAGCCGGAAAAAGTGCGCAAAATTACGGACGCGCTCGACGCCGTCGGCAACACGACCAAAGCCGTGACGAAAGGTTATGCCATCGGCTCAGCCGCACTCGGCGCCTTGGTACTTTTCCAGGCTTACGGTGACACGCTGCTCGCGAATAATCCAAGCGGCAATTTCGATTTCTCACTCAATAATCCGCCGGTTTTAGTCGGCTTACTTTTGGGCGCGCTCTTACCTTTCATTTTCTCCGCTTACTGCATGCAGGCCGTCGGTCGCGCCGGTTTCTCCGTCGTCGAGGAAGTGCGTCGCCAGTTCCGTGAAATCAAAGGCATCATGGAAGGCAAAGCCAAACCGGACTACGCGCGCTGCGTCGATATCGTGACGAAAGCCGCGCTGAGACAAATGATCGTACCAGCCCTCATCGCTGTGACGGCGCCAATCATCGTCGGCTATCTCTTCGGACCAATCGCTTTGGCGGGACTTCTGATCGGCGTAATTGCCTCCGGCTTACTCGTCGCACTCATGATGTCGAATGGCGGCGGTGCCTGGGACAATGCGAAGAAGTACATTGAAGATGGGAAATTCGGCGGCAAAGGCAGCGACGCGCACAAAGCCGCGGTAGTCGGCGACACCGTCGGCGATCCGTACAAAGACACTGCCGGACCCGCAATCAATGCCTTGATCAAAGTCATCAACACCATCGCTTTGATTCTCGCCGCCATCTTGGCGAACTGGGGCGGGTTGATTCACATGTAA
- the dnaA gene encoding chromosomal replication initiator protein DnaA: protein MDYKNFWLSILRRLEPTISRSQFLTWFQNTAALSLENDTLIVGTPTNFARDWIAQKYAIKILQAAEEENSAIKEVTFDVDAALSDGIDPRTIDLRAVFAKPNDKKIYKARGREEVILTRSGILSAKLNPRFTLANFVPGAENRLAHAAALSVARAPGMTYNPLVIYGGVGLGKTHLLSAIGHEVLTNNPNKIVAFTNAEIFTREFVEASKKFQADEFKKKYRDVDVLLFDDVQFLENRDKTQTELFNIFNELHGAGKQIVFTSDRPPSELTAIVDRLRSRLTWGLIAEIEQPSFQSRLEILKSKTRERRAILDPELLEFIALNVSDSVRSLESALAWSIAQTDLLKTQPTVRELGKMLGKVNKKERMLGLPEKTPELSINTPAEMIELVAKHFNLSTEAIRGESRKKEFLTARQIAMYLAREILGCGLAEIAQNFQRDHSTVLHSVRKISRELQKNEALIRHVNAVKKEMGL, encoded by the coding sequence ATGGATTACAAAAATTTTTGGCTTTCGATTTTGCGCCGCCTTGAGCCGACCATCTCCCGTTCGCAATTTTTGACTTGGTTCCAAAATACCGCCGCGCTCTCGCTCGAAAATGACACGCTCATCGTCGGCACGCCGACGAATTTTGCACGCGACTGGATTGCTCAAAAATACGCCATCAAAATTTTACAGGCTGCCGAGGAAGAAAACTCCGCGATCAAAGAAGTCACCTTCGATGTCGATGCAGCCCTGAGCGATGGCATCGATCCACGCACGATTGATCTGCGCGCCGTCTTCGCCAAACCGAATGACAAAAAAATTTACAAAGCCCGCGGACGCGAAGAAGTCATCCTGACCCGTTCGGGTATTCTCTCCGCGAAACTCAATCCGCGTTTCACGCTCGCGAATTTCGTACCCGGTGCGGAGAACCGCCTCGCGCACGCCGCGGCGCTCTCGGTCGCGCGCGCTCCCGGCATGACCTATAACCCACTCGTGATCTACGGCGGAGTCGGTCTCGGCAAGACGCACTTGCTCTCCGCGATTGGTCACGAAGTCCTGACCAACAATCCCAACAAAATCGTCGCCTTCACCAACGCCGAAATTTTCACGCGCGAATTCGTCGAGGCTTCCAAAAAATTCCAGGCGGACGAATTCAAGAAAAAATACCGCGATGTCGATGTGCTGCTTTTCGATGATGTTCAATTCCTCGAAAATCGCGACAAGACACAGACTGAGCTTTTCAATATCTTCAATGAACTGCACGGTGCCGGCAAACAAATCGTCTTCACGAGCGACCGCCCGCCGTCCGAACTCACCGCGATCGTCGACCGTTTGCGCAGCCGCCTGACCTGGGGACTGATCGCCGAAATCGAACAGCCGAGCTTCCAGTCGCGTCTCGAAATTCTCAAATCCAAAACGCGCGAACGCCGCGCCATCCTCGATCCCGAGCTGCTCGAATTCATCGCGCTAAATGTCTCGGACTCCGTGCGCAGTCTCGAATCCGCGCTAGCTTGGTCCATCGCGCAGACCGATTTGCTGAAGACTCAGCCGACCGTCCGCGAGCTCGGCAAGATGCTCGGCAAGGTCAATAAAAAAGAGCGCATGCTCGGCCTGCCCGAAAAGACACCGGAGCTCTCGATCAATACGCCGGCTGAGATGATCGAGCTCGTCGCCAAACATTTCAATCTCTCGACCGAAGCGATCCGCGGCGAATCCCGCAAAAAAGAATTTTTGACTGCCCGCCAAATCGCGATGTACCTCGCCCGGGAAATTCTCGGCTGCGGCCTTGCAGAAATCGCGCAAAATTTTCAGCGCGACCATTCGACTGTGCTGCACTCTGTCCGCAAAATTTCACGCGAACTCCAAAAAAACGAAGCGCTCATCCGCCATGTGAACGCAGTCAAAAAAGAAATGGGACTGTAA
- a CDS encoding 3'-5' exonuclease, whose product MRGIEFVALDCETTGIDSRRDNIIELGAVKFSLAQNLASFDSLFHSPTRIPQFVEQLTGIQNSDLANAPKFPDKKNEIENFLTDSILVGHNLPFDLDFLTTAGLDFSGRTTLDTFLLAGLILPRGESLGLESLAQKFQIFHEDAHRALADAEATRELLRVLTALARNFSAEKWERIRNLNSAKGWPQIFAELVLSSEMDPREFENALVANVAVRESVVEKLFTEFSGDAKLIEVSAQPNEILAAAEKFNQPSAIFFASNFTARELPAAQFFAPQNYVDAQKLEKFLTKKLTPTELTLAAKLILHSDKNRHELNLTRAENLLFAFVAAEEISASSNSKVLVSDHAAFEFADSARRRIIADAASFSENRAQAASLDLDLSNLELLAPAAFDKIQIWWGLLGLLFREAAPQFGRLDFTLASGLANFSKVVEAGQNLLAEISAELPPSVVHALQNFLDSNSNCAKALRSNALGEITISIEPRAFLPLDFAKDFLIDSAMDAADDFTFARRQFALPADFPATKIPTENAPCFFVAENAPDPAAPQFFPAVTKFLLTQLPEFSGLTALVFPNRAEAGKFAERATAELALPIFFRKVPSAENLRALGRAVVILTPGSRLPVVDFENYIVIKLPFFVCAGDDWLTQTLPATVLRFKKMWAEFARLESAVNFFALDSRLLGKNYGQNFLDAIPQKFEGVKISA is encoded by the coding sequence ATGCGAGGAATCGAATTCGTGGCTTTGGATTGCGAAACAACCGGTATTGATTCGCGGCGAGATAACATCATCGAGTTGGGTGCGGTCAAGTTTTCACTTGCCCAAAATCTCGCCAGCTTCGATTCACTTTTTCATTCTCCGACCAGAATTCCTCAATTCGTCGAGCAGCTGACCGGCATCCAAAATTCCGACCTCGCGAACGCGCCTAAATTTCCTGACAAAAAAAATGAGATTGAAAATTTCCTGACGGATTCTATTCTCGTCGGGCACAATCTTCCGTTTGATCTCGACTTCCTCACGACGGCAGGTCTCGATTTTTCTGGCCGCACCACGCTCGACACTTTCCTGCTCGCCGGTTTGATTTTGCCGCGCGGCGAATCACTCGGTCTCGAGAGCTTGGCGCAGAAATTTCAAATTTTTCACGAAGACGCGCACCGTGCGCTCGCCGATGCTGAGGCGACCCGCGAGCTTTTGCGCGTGCTCACGGCGCTCGCTCGGAATTTTTCCGCTGAAAAATGGGAACGCATTCGGAATCTCAATTCCGCAAAAGGTTGGCCGCAAATTTTTGCCGAATTAGTTTTGAGTTCGGAAATGGATCCGCGCGAATTCGAAAACGCTCTCGTCGCGAATGTCGCGGTGCGCGAGTCCGTCGTCGAAAAATTATTTACCGAATTTTCCGGTGATGCGAAGCTGATCGAAGTCTCGGCTCAGCCCAACGAAATTCTGGCTGCTGCGGAAAAATTCAATCAGCCGAGCGCGATTTTCTTCGCCTCCAATTTCACCGCGCGGGAGTTGCCGGCTGCGCAATTTTTCGCACCACAAAATTATGTCGATGCGCAGAAGTTGGAAAAATTTCTCACTAAAAAATTAACGCCGACTGAGCTCACGCTCGCCGCTAAGCTGATTCTCCATTCGGATAAAAATCGACACGAGCTCAATCTCACGCGCGCCGAAAACTTACTCTTCGCTTTCGTCGCCGCGGAAGAAATTTCGGCGAGTTCGAATTCGAAAGTCCTCGTCAGTGACCACGCGGCGTTCGAATTCGCTGATTCAGCGCGTCGCCGCATCATTGCGGACGCGGCTTCGTTTTCAGAGAATCGCGCGCAGGCAGCTTCACTCGATTTGGATTTGTCGAATCTGGAATTGCTCGCTCCGGCGGCTTTCGACAAAATTCAAATTTGGTGGGGTTTGCTCGGTCTACTTTTTCGCGAGGCGGCACCGCAATTTGGGCGGCTGGATTTCACTCTCGCGAGCGGCTTGGCGAATTTTTCCAAAGTGGTCGAAGCCGGTCAAAATTTGCTCGCCGAAATTTCTGCGGAGCTGCCGCCGTCGGTTGTGCACGCGCTGCAAAATTTTCTCGACTCGAATTCCAATTGCGCGAAAGCGCTGCGCTCGAACGCGCTTGGTGAAATTACGATTTCCATCGAGCCGCGTGCTTTTCTGCCGCTCGATTTTGCTAAAGATTTCCTAATCGACAGCGCGATGGATGCGGCGGATGATTTCACTTTTGCGCGGAGGCAATTTGCGCTGCCAGCTGATTTCCCGGCGACCAAGATTCCGACGGAGAATGCGCCGTGTTTTTTCGTCGCGGAGAATGCACCTGATCCAGCCGCGCCGCAATTTTTTCCGGCGGTCACGAAATTTCTGCTCACGCAGTTGCCGGAGTTTTCCGGTCTGACGGCGCTCGTTTTTCCGAATCGCGCTGAGGCGGGTAAATTCGCCGAGCGGGCGACAGCGGAACTTGCGTTGCCGATTTTTTTCCGCAAGGTTCCGTCAGCGGAAAATTTGCGCGCGCTTGGTCGCGCGGTCGTCATCCTGACGCCGGGCAGCCGTTTGCCGGTCGTTGATTTTGAAAATTACATTGTGATTAAGTTACCGTTTTTCGTCTGCGCCGGCGACGATTGGTTGACGCAGACTTTGCCCGCGACGGTTTTGCGTTTCAAAAAAATGTGGGCGGAATTCGCGCGCCTCGAATCAGCGGTTAATTTTTTCGCGCTGGATTCGCGACTGCTGGGCAAAAATTACGGTCAGAATTTCCTCGATGCAATTCCCCAAAAATTTGAGGGTGTTAAAATTTCAGCGTGA
- a CDS encoding FtsQ-type POTRA domain-containing protein yields MTRISFRQRKLNRFFSRVFCRRRKEHLAARVFQSEKRVSRLFTVRQKVYLVLAVAAFGALIGFTQFSGFFNIEKISIARSSLDLPLEQIELSIRDLAFGKNIFSLKQNTLAAAVRAVQPDISRVVIHKKYPREISVEVFKFPIVAELKTNAESIFLNENGFRVVGESPDRDTLLLLVGEKVDFSDPTVRVIDPAQLTFIREAVFYFESVTDLKILSTQYFPISREAHLKTERNFDVWLDFASDYKTQIDKLVAAAGTLKLGKQKFVYIDLRVRGKIFYKLK; encoded by the coding sequence GTGACGCGTATCTCTTTTCGGCAGCGTAAATTGAACCGATTTTTCAGTCGAGTTTTTTGTCGGCGACGCAAGGAGCATTTGGCGGCGCGCGTTTTCCAATCCGAAAAAAGAGTGAGCAGGTTGTTCACCGTGCGCCAAAAAGTTTACCTCGTGCTGGCGGTCGCGGCTTTCGGCGCGCTGATTGGCTTCACGCAATTCTCCGGATTTTTCAATATCGAAAAAATCTCCATCGCGCGCAGTAGTCTTGATTTGCCGCTCGAGCAGATTGAGCTTTCCATTCGCGATCTCGCTTTCGGTAAAAATATTTTTTCACTCAAGCAAAATACGCTGGCGGCGGCAGTGCGCGCTGTTCAGCCCGATATTTCGCGCGTCGTGATTCATAAAAAATATCCGCGCGAAATTTCCGTCGAGGTTTTCAAATTTCCGATAGTCGCCGAGCTGAAGACAAATGCCGAATCGATTTTCTTGAACGAGAACGGTTTTCGCGTGGTCGGGGAGTCGCCTGATCGCGACACGCTTTTGCTACTCGTGGGAGAGAAGGTCGACTTCAGCGATCCGACGGTGCGCGTGATTGATCCGGCGCAGCTGACTTTTATTCGCGAGGCGGTTTTTTATTTCGAGTCAGTGACGGATCTGAAGATTTTGAGCACGCAGTATTTTCCGATTTCGCGCGAAGCGCATCTCAAGACCGAACGCAATTTCGATGTGTGGCTCGATTTCGCGAGTGATTACAAGACTCAGATTGATAAGCTGGTCGCGGCGGCGGGCACACTGAAGCTTGGCAAACAAAAATTTGTGTACATTGATTTGCGTGTGCGCGGAAAAATTTTTTATAAGCTAAAATAA
- the trxA gene encoding thioredoxin gives MSEINLTASNFESEISTGVVLVDFWAPWCGPCQMMLPVVGEIAQEFAGRVKVGKINIDEEGELAQKFGVMSIPTFKIFKNGAVVATVVGGMPKENLVAELQKFLS, from the coding sequence ATGTCTGAAATTAACCTCACCGCCTCGAATTTCGAGAGCGAAATCAGCACGGGGGTTGTCCTGGTGGATTTTTGGGCACCGTGGTGTGGACCCTGCCAAATGATGTTGCCTGTCGTCGGCGAAATCGCGCAGGAGTTTGCCGGTCGGGTCAAAGTTGGCAAAATTAATATCGACGAGGAGGGTGAGCTCGCGCAAAAATTTGGCGTGATGTCGATTCCGACTTTCAAAATTTTCAAAAATGGTGCGGTTGTTGCGACGGTCGTCGGCGGGATGCCGAAAGAAAATTTGGTTGCGGAATTGCAAAAATTTTTAAGCTAA